A stretch of DNA from Leucobacter luti:
TGCAGCGGGGGAGCTGTTCACGCTTGCGAGCCCGTCACTCTTTGCTGAACCCAGACTCCTCCGCATTGACGGAGTCGAGAAATGCTCAGATGCGTTCATTGAGGATGCGAAACGCTACCTGACCGAGCCCGCGGACGACACGACGATCGTGCTGCGGCACAGCAGCGGCCAGCGAGGCAAGGCGCTCCTGGACCTGATTCGTAAGGGAACCGGCGATGCGATTGAGATCGCTTGTCCTGAGGTGAAGAAAGACGCCGACCGGCTCGCATTCGCCCAGGCAGAGTTCCGTCGCCTCGGTGCGCAGATCACCCCGGGAGCGCTCCGAATGCTCGTCGGTGCATACTCTGGTGGCATCGGCGAACTGGCTGGCGCTTGCGTGCAGCTCGTCTCTGACGTTGGAGCGCGCATTTCCGAGGATGAGGTCAACCGCGCGACAGAGGGCCGGGTCGAGACGAACGCATTTCGTGTCGCTGATGCGGCTACTGCCGGGCGAGGCGCGGAAGCTTTGGTGCTGCTGCGCCAGGCGCTCTCCACTGGCACAGACCCGATCCCGCTGCTCGCAGCGCTCAATATGAAAATGCGCGCTATGGCTCGCGTCTACGGTGCGAGCGGTGGAAGCGGCCAACTCGCGAAGGAATTGGGCATGGCCCCGTGGCAGGTTGAGCGTGCGCAGCGCGAGCTCCGTGGCTGGCGCGAGGCTGATCTCGCTCGCTGTATCGACCAGGCGGCCGAGACCGAGTGGCTCCTCAAAGGCGGCACACGCGATCCCGAGTACGCCCTCGAGAAGTTTGTGCTCCTCGTGGCGCGCCGGGGACGCGAACGGCAGTAGATTGCTTGCCCGGCGCCGCGTACTCGGTGGAGCCAGCACACTGCCCGGCGCCGCGCCCAACTCGGATCGTTTGCGGGGAGGGCGGGGTACGGCTGTTCGCTCGGGTGCGGCTGAGACGTCGGAGGGCAACGCAAAACGGGCCCCGCCGTAGCGGAGCCCGTTTGGGTGAGATCCAGAGGATCTCGAAGCACGATGCTTAGAGCGCAGCAACCTGGCTCGCGAGAGCCGACTTGCGGTTCGCTGCCTGGTTCTTGTGGATAACGCCCTTGGAAACGGCCTTATCGAGCTTGCGGCTCGCGACCTGGAGCTTCTCCTCAGCGACGGTCTTGTCGCCGGCAGTGATGGCCACACGCGTCGCGCGGACCGCGGTGCGGAGCTCGCTCTTGTACGCGCGGTTACGCTCGGTAGCCTTCAGGTTGGTCTTGATGCGCTTGATCTGCGACTTAATGTTTGCCACGTTGTGGGGTGTCCTTAACGGTACGGGTTAAACAGGTGAATCCGCGCGGCGAGAGAGGGCACCTTGCGGGGTGTGTGGTGTGAGCCACACGCAAGCCAAGAACCAACTCTAGCAGATATCCGCGTAAATCGAATGAGACCGGACGCGGCGCGGCGCGCTTGAGGGTCTCCCTCTCTGAAGTCGGAGCTGAGCCAAGCGCCACTCACCAGCTCACCTCATCGCCGACGTGGATCTCGCCACCTGAGCCGGTGGGGAGCAAGAGCCGTCCCAGCGTTGGTTCGTGTTGCCCGAGCTGCTGCGTGAGAGTGGTCAAGATCCTCAGGTCGCGCTTGCCCGTGTCTGGATTCGCGTGGGTGGCGAGGCAGCGCACGATTGAGTGCTGCGGAGCAAACTCGACGCCGCCAATTGTGACTGGTCCGCGCCACGCGAGCTCGGCCTCGGCGGGCACGCCGTCGATCACGATGTTCGAACGAAAACGCCGGTCGTCCACCGTCGTGTCGAGCACCGTGGAGAGCGCCTGTACGCTCGCGCTGCTGTGCACGGAAATGTAGCCCCGTGCGCGATCCTGAAAGCGGGAGGTGATCCCGTCACCCAGGAGTTTGAGGGGAAGGCGTCCGGGTCGCTGCAGACGTTTGGCCTCAGGAGTGGTGAGCACGAACTCGGTCACCGCGTCCTCGAGTGCCAGCCGTCCTGCAGTGTCGAGACCAGCCTGCACGAGCACCCTGCCGTCACGAGAGAGGCGAACCGTGCCACTTTCCGCGGCATACTCCAGACGCAGCTCAGCGAGCGCTGGGAAGTCCTGGAGCGAAAGCCCTCCAGCCTTCGGCCACGAATCGAGGCCGTCACGGTCCTCGGGCTCCACCGCATCGGCGAAGCGGAAGGCCAGTACGCGGTCACCTGAGATCCTGCCATCATCCTGCACCAGCAGCGATTGCACGGGTTCGGGGGTAAACCCCTTCACTGGGTAGCGCGAGAGCGCGACGACTGTGGCCATGACCCCATCTTTGCAGAGCCTGTTCGTGGCTCAATGAGCGACTGGCGCTCGCTGCATGCGATAATGGCTCACAATGTCTCCACGCAGCGTGAACCCTCCTGTCCCGGCGTCGACCGACCCCGCGCGCATCCGCAACTTTTGCATCATTGCGCACATCGATCACGGCAAGTCGACGCTTGCTGACCGCATGTTGCAGGTCACGGGCACCGTACCCGACCGC
This window harbors:
- the holA gene encoding DNA polymerase III subunit delta: MAAARGTQAKTPQLDWTEARPAPVVLISGPEAFLADRAAQAIRTTLVEAHPDLEVHDVDAASYAAGELFTLASPSLFAEPRLLRIDGVEKCSDAFIEDAKRYLTEPADDTTIVLRHSSGQRGKALLDLIRKGTGDAIEIACPEVKKDADRLAFAQAEFRRLGAQITPGALRMLVGAYSGGIGELAGACVQLVSDVGARISEDEVNRATEGRVETNAFRVADAATAGRGAEALVLLRQALSTGTDPIPLLAALNMKMRAMARVYGASGGSGQLAKELGMAPWQVERAQRELRGWREADLARCIDQAAETEWLLKGGTRDPEYALEKFVLLVARRGRERQ
- the rpsT gene encoding 30S ribosomal protein S20, whose protein sequence is MANIKSQIKRIKTNLKATERNRAYKSELRTAVRATRVAITAGDKTVAEEKLQVASRKLDKAVSKGVIHKNQAANRKSALASQVAAL
- a CDS encoding MOSC domain-containing protein; amino-acid sequence: MATVVALSRYPVKGFTPEPVQSLLVQDDGRISGDRVLAFRFADAVEPEDRDGLDSWPKAGGLSLQDFPALAELRLEYAAESGTVRLSRDGRVLVQAGLDTAGRLALEDAVTEFVLTTPEAKRLQRPGRLPLKLLGDGITSRFQDRARGYISVHSSASVQALSTVLDTTVDDRRFRSNIVIDGVPAEAELAWRGPVTIGGVEFAPQHSIVRCLATHANPDTGKRDLRILTTLTQQLGQHEPTLGRLLLPTGSGGEIHVGDEVSW